The sequence ATCCCTTGCCATTGATTAACAAAGTTTTCTCTTATATGACAACCGGGAAGGCAATTTGTAAGTTCTAATGCACTTAGCAATCTGAGTTTGGTCAATGATGCTATTAATACAAGATTATCTAATTCTTGTAGCTATTGTGGTAGAGATAATCACACAATAGAAACATGTTATAGGAAAAATAGTTTTCCACCTAACTTCTTCTCCAATAGAGGAGGTAGAGGCTTTGGTAGAGGGAAGGATAGGAAGTAAATCAATGTTTAACGTATTTCTCGtgttatttgattgatttggatgagttaaggTATTGGTTGAATTAGCCATAAGTAATTTTCTTGTTATGTATGTTAAGTaatgtggagttttattgacttaaattaaaattataagattttaagTTTTACCTAAACTTGTTcgaataaaagaataaagaataaaggATGAGAATCCCagaattgtttaattaatttgataactactcttattaaaaatagatttttgattttctaaaattaaaatacttgtttGATTAAACTTGTTTACTTCTCAGCTCCGGAGGTATACTGGGGAGCTTTTTGAGATTTTGTCTGGCTTCTCAACTCTTTATCAATAGTGAGTGGCCAAGACAATAAAGATTGTAGCTCGATCTTCATCTTTATGTGACGTGGCTGGAATTGTTGTTTCTAAATACATAATATGAATAATGAATAAAACAATTTACCATTAAAACAtcaaatattgatattgatagaGAAAATAACATTAAGGGGGGAAATTGCTACTTCCGGGAATATACTCAcagaattaaataataaaagaagggGATGTCAACATCAATCATTAGCTTTGATAAATTTTGTGGAAAAATCAGATAAGCATACAGCTTCTTCTTCTGTTAAGTAAGCATCTACTCATGCAAatgatttaattagaaaaaatatcaaaaaacaaattataataatattcttttgaAGTTTATTCTAATTACACATGTATCTCCCTCGTCCCCTCATTTTTTATCTGACAAAAAATTCCATAACTTTTCTATTAAGATTACACTCGCACCCCTCTCACTCAAAAAATGTTAGCTCCGTAATTGCACTTTTGGTCCGCCAAAATTTTCCGTTCAAATACACCATAATTACACTTTTGGTCCGCGAAATATAGTGGGGTGTTTTTTattctcatatttttaaaatacataattttagtTCATTTGTTAAAGTTCAATTTTTAACAGAGATGTTAATAATATGGAACCATACAAATACAACGGATGTGCTGATATAAAGTTGGAATCTTGAAGGATGTGTTAACTTAGGTTCCAATTTTTACTTGCTCAATTTTAGATCCCTTACTCtttaaattgtgaaattttggtTCCATAGTTTTCAAACATTCAACATTTAGAAAATCCAGAACAACGTTTATTTTTCAGGCTTGAATCCATGATAACAAAAGTGTGtataaacaagaaaacaatacgCACGAACACGTGTTGGTTTATAAGTGATGAAAATAATCAGTTCTCAGAAGGATACGTAGTGTGAGATGTGTAAGTGTTGTGATCCGAGGGTCTTGGGGGAGATCTGGGAGGTGAAGAGAGATAAGGTTTTGGTGGTATTTGCAAGGACTCCATGCTTCCTTCCATCATATCTACCACTCTACTCATTGCTGGCCTATTTGACGGGTCTGTTTGAATGCACCATAAGCTCACTATAACCAACTTTCGTACCATTTCTTTatcactttcattttttatgcttCGCAATCTAGGCTCCTGATTCAGTTCAAGACGCTTGTAAACCCAGTGTGGAAAATATATTTCACTTGAACATTCAACTTCAACATTGTTATTCACCCTTTCCCCAACCATTTCCAAAACCATCATTCCATAGCTGTACACATCAGATTTATGTGACACTTCTCCGAAGTTTCTTGAGAATACCTCAGGAGCAATGTATCCCGCTGTTCCTCTGGTTCCCAATAAGGACACAATACTCTCTTTCTTTGGACATATTTTAGCTAGTCCAAAATCGGAAATCTTTGGACAGAAATCCTCATCTAGCAATATATTGTGAGGTTTGATGTCAAAATGCAAGATTTTAGTATTGCAACCCCTGTGCAAATACTCCAATCCTCGAGCAACGCCGATTGCAATATTGTAGATGGTTTTGCAACTCAATTGAAGATTGAGCTTGAGTGGATCCTTGTCTTCATATATGAACTTCTCAAGTGACCCATTAGGCATGTACTTATAtatcagagctcttttagaacCTTCCAGACAGAATCCCAGTAAACTAACAATGTTAACATGGGAAGTGACACTTATGCTAGCAACTTCATCGATAAATTCCTCACCGTTACCTATGGAGTCGCTTAAAACTTTTACTGCCACAAGGCTTCCATCTTGTAACTTCCCCTTATATACACTACCATATCCTCCGTGACCCAATTTGTATCTGAAGGAGTTGGTGGCCTTCTTTATCTCTGAATAACTGTATCTTTTGGCTGCAAGGTGACCGTGGGTGTTCAGAAACATCTCAATTATTTGGTGGGTGGgatttttcttcttgtaaaagCGTCTTCTAATGCACCAAATCAAAAATATCATAGCTCCTAGTGCTCCACCGGCAGATGCAACTACGTTGTTTATAATTGAAGACAAGAAGTAATGCCGTGCAGCATAAGTACTTTTGAATACACACCTATTAATTGTACATCATAGTACCAAACTACCCATTTGTCTTTCGATTTTTGTGAGAATAGAAAATAAGGTAAATAGTAGGGATGAAGGGAGAAATTGGGagatatagaaaataaatttaacacattttttaattgattaaaatttattaaaaatgaaattcattACATCATagacttaaatttatttttaatttctataatattgtataattttgatctttcaCAATTAttgtacatttaatttttatatttgtaaaatttagTAATTTTGACATATTAATTGAAATATGATAATGACTGATGATATGATATTAATAATGTGTTAActtgatatattaatatttacatttatgtataatattttattaatgtcaTGTCAGTATTTGACATATCAATGGCacattattactattatatcatatcatatcatcaATTTGCATGAAAACGAAAATTTACTAACAAATTAATGATCAACCAAAATTTCTAAACTTTGAAAATGTGAGGATTAtatgtttaataaatttttttagaaactaaaatagcACGATGATAAAATTATAGGGTTAAAACTGAATTTATGCATTAGAAACACTAAAACTTATTACAAAGTGCTAAAAAGTGTGCTGGAAACTGTAATaacatttattgaaaaattacaCTTGAGGACTGAAGCCTGAAGGGTCTCTGCTCTTTCTAACAATGCCCGAAAGTGTATTAACAATATAAGCAAGGAAAGATGCTTTCCCCAGTTAGTCTGagtacaattaaattaaaaatatttttcaaaaactgatttttagaaaatagaagtggtaaaaaattgtaaaatcacAAGGAAgaacatgaataaaaaaaatacatagaaAAACAAACCAACTTTAAgatgataattttgaaaataacttttaaaaactaTCTTATCTAACAagttcttttcttcctttgttaacacataaaacatttttcaaaattaagaaacaaaCAGACCTATGAATAAATATCTTTttcattattgttttaaaacaataagacatatgaataaattatttagaGATTAAATgtataagataaatttttatgtaaaagTTTAGCTAAGTTGAGTAGTAGTGGATGTGAAGATCAAAACATGTATCAAGgcttaaataatttattcacaTAGGTACTTATAAATTATCTATCAATAGATCTTTACTTCGGCAATGGATTATCTTTACATCGGCAACATATTATCTATCAATCGATCTTTACATCAATAACCATTTGAAAATCTATCTAAGTTTTACgtctcttaaaatttatttttagcatatttacatttgtatcaactcaaagattaaaaatgtttaatttttttttagagtaaCATTTTATCCTGAAAACATTACTGGTAAGACGTATTTTTATATGCACAAAAAtgtgaagaaaatatttttttaccggtaataaagaagaattaaaaataaaagatagaagtatttaaaacttttaaatttgaaattttttaaaaattagtcttGATGAATATTAGCATAAattgttttaatgaaattagtatagatgttatgtattttaaaacttaagaCTGAAATTTATAATATCATTAGATTAGATAAGGGTAAATGAGATTTAGTACATACTTGCTGCTATAAGAAGAGTCGATTTATTTCctgcaaaattgaaaataaaaaaaattaaaaaacatatgcAAATATTTCTTACCACAACAAATGAGCGAAGTGGGTCAAAATCACGAGAAAACTTGACCCAACACATGTTCGAACCTGATTGGGTTGATAAAGTTCAACCCACCTCCACCACAAGAAAAAATGGACCCAATCCACTTAGAATCGACTCAGCCAAATTGGATTGATCTGGCTACCCACGTTGACTCAAGGTGATTAGTATGTATtttctcaataaaaaattaacccaGGAATGCCCCTTTCTTCTTCGTTTATTATGTTTCTGTTGTTGAAGCTTCAACTAATTAAAACCCCATTGctgaaatctttaaaaaaaaaaaatacacatcatATAAAGTATAAACCCCTTGGTATATACATGAAAATGAAACCACACTCCATCAATACTTATTGTTGTTTTCTATCATTCTATTCCTATAACATCATATCATTTCTGATACTCTCTGTAgtatacaatttaatttttttcccgtGTTAATATTCCAAATTATTGTTCAAATAGCATATTATGTAATGTAATATAGGCCGGACACGTACGTACGTACCTTTGTAACAATAAAACTTTTGGGTGTTGTCAAGCCGACATTGGCCTCCATGAGCATAGATACAAGTAGAACAATCCGGAGATAATTCTATTTCGACGGCGATATTATCAGTTATGAACTCGAAAGGGTCACTGGAATATAGATGGCCATGGCGATCCAGTAGCTGCAAGCTGGTTGGAATCAGAAGCATCGAACATCCATTGTGATGACTGTACCCGGAGCCGGAGGGGTTGGGGTCCACCATTGAATAGAGTGTTTCATTTTTGCAAAGTGTGGAGTTAGAAACAGAATTTTTTGGTGGATGACCGAGGGTGTGGTTGCATCTGAGTATCTCTAGGTAATGCTTTAAACGAGAAGCCTTAAGCAAAGGGGAGCTGACTGTGAACGTAGAGCTGTAGCTGAAGGTGTCGCAACTTCTTTGTAGCAACAAGTCGTGCAGTTTATCGTCTTTTATGGTAATCGTAAACTGGTCGAGCCCGACAACATCAAACCATGTATTGTTACATTTTATGGTTTTTTTGGCCCCTGGTTCCTTGTCATCACAGCCATGTATCACCAATATGCCACAGTCTGGGTGAAGTGTGTTGGTGAAAGGAAAAGTGATGCTACCCAGATCGCCGCAGTTGATTAAAGACGGACAAGTCTCACCCGATACCACTCCTACAAGGCATGCCAACAAAGCAACGCCAAACACATCAAGTGCAACCATCTTAATTGCTTCTCTAGAATACTACTGAAGCTAATCAATAATAAGTCTTATGGACTCAAAGAAAAGTCAAAACCAAAAAGCTGAAACAGAGACCACCATGGAAATGTTAGGAAGAGACAAGTAAAACAAACGAACTAATCGAAttaatgaatttcttattttctacCATTAAATTTTATGCCACCGTTTTTGGCTGACCAAGCTCGTACGGAATTTACATGTAG comes from Glycine soja cultivar W05 chromosome 20, ASM419377v2, whole genome shotgun sequence and encodes:
- the LOC114401287 gene encoding LEAF RUST 10 DISEASE-RESISTANCE LOCUS RECEPTOR-LIKE PROTEIN KINASE-like 2.1, with the translated sequence MVALDVFGVALLACLVGVVSGETCPSLINCGDLGSITFPFTNTLHPDCGILVIHGCDDKEPGAKKTIKCNNTWFDVVGLDQFTITIKDDKLHDLLLQRSCDTFSYSSTFTVSSPLLKASRLKHYLEILRCNHTLGHPPKNSVSNSTLCKNETLYSMVDPNPSGSGYSHHNGCSMLLIPTSLQLLDRHGHLYSSDPFEFITDNIAVEIELSPDCSTCIYAHGGQCRLDNTQKFYCYKGNKSTLLIAAIASAGGALGAMIFLIWCIRRRFYKKKNPTHQIIEMFLNTHGHLAAKRYSYSEIKKATNSFRYKLGHGGYGSVYKGKLQDGSLVAVKVLSDSIGNGEEFIDEVASISVTSHVNIVSLLGFCLEGSKRALIYKYMPNGSLEKFIYEDKDPLKLNLQLSCKTIYNIAIGVARGLEYLHRGCNTKILHFDIKPHNILLDEDFCPKISDFGLAKICPKKESIVSLLGTRGTAGYIAPEVFSRNFGEVSHKSDVYSYGMMVLEMVGERVNNNVEVECSSEIYFPHWVYKRLELNQEPRLRSIKNESDKEMVRKLVIVSLWCIQTDPSNRPAMSRVVDMMEGSMESLQIPPKPYLSSPPRSPPRPSDHNTYTSHTTYPSEN